The following is a genomic window from Xiphophorus couchianus chromosome 5, X_couchianus-1.0, whole genome shotgun sequence.
TACTTACCTCTGGCCAAACTTGACAGTAGCGTACTCTACGTTCTGCTCGCCCTCTTCCTCCAGATCAGCTGTGCCGGTTTTACCAGGTTGAACGTTTTCATACTCAGGATCTCTCTGCTTCCTCAGGAACCGGACGCTGGCGTACTGAAGGTCTTCCTGCGACTTCGACAGGCTGTTTTGGTTCTGCAGGACCAAATGCATTTCACAATCAGTTATAGATTCGCTTGTCAAATCAAGCCGTGCTTCAAACAGTTTACTGTCCACAGAAAACTGTTACTGTTCTAACGTTTCAATGACTTAAGGTGGCTGCAGCGCCTGTCACTTTAAAAGACACACGGCAGGGGAAAATAAGTATTGAGAACATCAACGCAGCGGCGTAGGAAGCGGGGGGGACGGGGGGGACATGTCCCCCCCAATATTGAAGCCAGGTGGATAtgtcccccccaaaaaattgtACCGcaaaatattggattttgacatttttttaactagcgtgcttttattttgaaggcgcAGCATCGCGTTACGTCACggtactccccctcccctctctgAACTGCTGAGTGAGCACTTAGAAGGGAGGGAAACAGCGACACAGAAGTCAGAAACTTGCGAATGAGGTAAAATGGTCTGTCGGGAATGCTGCTATGAATATTGCTTATTTATAACGTCTTGTTGTCAGTTCACTTTCATATATAGGAACTGAATCTTTTTGGTTTAATCATCTTAGTCTTGAGATGATCACTCATCCAATATTTAACTGCTAACTTTCTCTAGACGTTTGCTACGCTAgccaaaatgtctttttttttatatatatatctcattTCAGTACAATGCCACCACCAACTAAAaggctgaaacagcagcaggacttactcagcttttttaaaaagagtaacGTCAGTGTGAGTAACAGTCACACAACACAAGGGCAACACCTGTGTTGCCCTTGTGTTGAAATTAGCCCGGTCTGGGCGTGCGTTTTacgaggattttttattttttgcgtgGTTTTGCTTCGCCGAAATGGACAGATATTATACCTGCCGCGCTCCTGATCGTTAGTTAAAACCACAGGGAGagttaattttaattcttaGCAGCGGCTAACCAACAaattaacttctgcacctttatttcctcaaataaaCTGCTGGCTCCTCTTTTTAGACTATAAATAGATTAACACAACATTGACAACTCTgtagttttctctgttctgtactGCAAACTGGAATTAAAGGCGCCATTTCTACCAAAGGTCtggacagactggcgacctgtctaGGGTGTACCCCACACCAgaacctcccgaccccactaagggacaagggtgtacagaaaatggaaggaTAGATGGATTTCTACCAAAGGTTTAGAATGCGTTTTTGAACCAGATGCTTCAAAGCGCCCTGTCCATAATTCTTCAACACACTGTCAGCTCCCTGTCAGAAAGACTTTAGTTCAGAGTCCATAAGATAATACTCTGAAAGgattttaatggatttattttatttgcctctGCGATTAACTCTGCGCGTAAAgtctgtaatgtgacaaataaaatgttttgtttgatttaaaattggCCATGTTAGGCTCAAGAGCTGTACCTCATTTCTGAAACCATCTCATATGTTTAGGAGCAACAATGCAGGGACAGCACAAAGGAGACAGGAAAAGGAGAGGATAGTGCAACCGGGCTAGAGGCAGGAAGTCAGAGTGAGGGAGAGACAGGAGTGGAGCAACAGGTAAGATAGAGTAACTCATACGAGTAGATACTTCATGAGAGTCcacaaaaaaagttgaaaattttaatcttttgcttGTAGTAAGTGTAGTTCAGGGGCATTGAGTGACATTGTAACTTTTCCTTCTAGGGAGTTCAGACTAGGGACACACAGCTGAGAGACTCTGAAGTCAGTGGACAGAGAACAGAGCCAAATCAGCCACATCCAAAATTCATAGACCCTCAAGCTCTAGCCAACAGAACTTTACATTTCCAAGGAAAGTGGTACAAGGAATTTCCCTGGCTACATTATGATGCAGtgaaaaatggcattttgtgtttttattgcatggCAATTTACCAGGACAAACTCACACCATTTGGTGCAAAATCCGAACCCGCCTTTATCActtctggatttaaaaattggaaaaaagcaTGCGAAAAATTTAAAGCACATGAAAATAGTCACACACATCGTCATGCTGTTTCTGTGACTGCACAAGAAAGTCATCCTATAAATGCCCAATTATCCAGTGCTTTGGCAACTCAGCAAGGTGACAATAGGCACTGTCTGGAGAAAATTGTGAGCTCCATAAAATATTTGGTACGGCAGGGACAAGCTTTGAGAGGGCATGACGATGATGACAGCAATTTGTATCAATTGTTAAAAAATCTGGCAGAAGATGATGCCCTTTTGGCTAAGTGGTTGCTGAGGTCTCAGAAAGAATACCTAAGTCCACAGATACAGAATGAAATCTTGTGTTCTATGAGCAATAGTATTGTCAGTGAAATAGCAGATACAATCAGAAACCTACCAATTTTTGAGTTTGCAATTATTATGGATGGAACACAGGACATTTCTGGGAAAGAACAAGAAAGCATTTGTCTGCGATACATTGACAGTGACATGAAGCCCCATGAAGAGTTTATTGGCTTGTACTCAGTttctgaaacaacagaaaaaagccTTGCTGCTGTTGTTAAAGATGTGCTGCTCAGATTAAACTTACCAATGCATGGTTTACGAGGTCAAACTTATGATGGAGCAGCCAATATGTCTGGGAAGCATGCAGGTGCACAGGCACTGATAAAGCAAGAGCAGCCACTAgcattttttgttcattgtgGAGCACACTGCACTAATTTAATTGCACAGAAAGCTTGCTTAGCCTCAGTTCTGATCAGAGACGCATTGGATTGGGTGAACCAGCTTGGAGTTCTTTTCTCTCAGTCAGGGAAGTTTAAGGCAATCCATGCAGCAACAGCACATACAGAGAATCCATCGTGCACTGCAATAAAACCCCTCTGCCCCACAAGATGGGCAGTACGGAGCAAAGCAATCAGAGATGTTTTGTCACAGTATGGGTCAGTGCTGGCTAGCTTGCAGGAGATGGCTTCTGGTGCCTCAAACACAGCATCCACTGCTAATGGACTGCTGGGGCAGTTTAGGAAAGGTAAAACAGTTTTGGGTCTCATCCTTGCCTCACCTGTGATTGATGAGCTTGAATGCCTGAGCATCTCTTTCCAGAAGAGAACTCAAACCATTGCTGGAATGAGGACTGCTGTGAAAGTTGTTCAGACTTCACTTAAGgctaaaagaaatcaagaaagttTCAACACTCTGTTTGAAAAGGCGATGGCTGAGGTTCAGTCTTTGGGTGTTAAACCCATCACAGTTACACAGAGAAGGCCACCCCCAAAACGCTTCACTGAAGGAGCTAAGACACATCAACCTGAATGTGCCAATGACCACTACAGAGGTGAATTCTTTAAAGTATTGGATGTTGTAGATGCACAGCTCACTGGGCTATTTAACCAGGATGACTTGCTGACTTTGCAAAAGTTGGAAGAGACACTTCTCAGTGGAACGATTGATGCTGCAGTCATTGGGAAATACCCAGAGTTGAATAGAGAGTTACTTTCAGTGCAACTTCCTATGTTTAGACTGAACTACTCATTTAGCAACAGCGCAGAAGCTGCAGGGATCATTGGTGGACTGCCTGGAGAGGTCCGTAGACTTTTTGGGCAAGTGGAAACTCTGGTTAGGTTGCTTTTGGTGGTCTCCGTTTCATCCTCTGAGGCAGAGAGAAGTTTCAGTGCGCTTCGTAGACTCAAAACGTGGCTCCGGTCTACAATGACTCAAAACAGGCTTAATCATGTTGCTGTCTGTCATGTACATAAAGATAAACTTGATTTACTGGACAAGAAGTCAGTTTGCAAGCAATTTGTGGCTGCAAATGAAAGgcggaaaaaacattttggctctTTTGCCTAAGCCAGTGTTTGCCATCCTTTTATGTTTCCGGCACATTTTTGGCGAATTATAAATGCATGGCTGTAAAGTGCAATTGTTCAGAAGCACAGAGGTGTTGATCTCTACCTAGGGTTATGTGGCCTATAATCTCTGTGCTAACTGCTTTTCCAACAGTTAAAGCACACTGTAGTCAGTGAGTTAAAAAGCTTGTctattaaatgtgtatttattgttggtaaatatttcttcatttttgatttGGTTTAATTAGTCATACAGTTCGACAAACTGAATAAGcatattttgattgattttcttttcttcttttacttaaTGTTAAAAGTGTGAATAATTTGTTCACTACATTGTCTGTGAGGGCTCTTTCatctcagaattttgtttaatcaaagATTCATTTTTGACCATTATTGcaagtttgacaaaataaaacatatcaaactTTGCACTTGTGTGGCCtactgaattgtttttaatccaactgaaatatttgattttctagTGTGTATGCGGACACTAAATATGCCAAGGGCTGAAGCCCTTGAAAGACATCTCCCTTTGCTTAATAAAAGACTCCAGTCATTTTGTTTGGTGATATGCTCACATCTTATGAACAAATGcattatgtaaattttaaatgcattatttttgcaagacacaaTTTATAAAGGAATAAAGTAAAAGATTaaatagccttttttttaagtagcGTACTTAAGATATATTTCTGTTGAATATTTACGAATCTCAGATTTCCGACATGTGTCCCCCCCAATTGTAAACTTATTCCTACGCCCCTGATCAACGTCTTACTCAGTTATATCTATAATGAAGCTATGACCCAGCTAATCCacagacaaacaacaacaacaaattaatCCAGAAATAATGTGTAGCAAAGCAAAATGATGCAGGAACATTCTTACTGAAATTTATTAGTTTGTCTGCGGTCCAGTGGGATCGCACTGACCCCATGTGCgctgttacattttttattttttgtgtagtttcaggaactgacggtctgatggATCAACTTTCCCTGCTGTCTGACCGTGACATTTGCTGCTAAGACCACGAGAGGATTCATGGACTTGTTTACTTTTATATCTTTGAACATATTGACTCGGTTTGTTACCACCATATTGGTCGATTTTCATTAGAGAAGTACAACTAGAAACAGAGATATAATGTTGATAGCACTAATCTCTTAAAGAAATCCAAGAGGCACTGactaaatatcagttttttttcatgACATATTCATTGTCACTGCCCCACCAGCCCTGGTGCTTTGCTCCTGGCTCCACTCAGAACTTGCTGACTGTTTTACTGCGTTATTAACAGAAGTCAGGATGTGAAGAGGGGATTATACCAGCCTCTTATTTCCCATCTGACCTGCTCAATGTTGTTGGGGTTTCCTCCAGTCTTAGGCGGTGGTGTTGATGTTCTCCACTTTCTAGTTATTAGAAAAAATAGTTAGTGGTCATTTATTGTTCCTAAAATGACCGCATGGCAACAGTGCctgtaaaaagtattcacccccttTAATATGTTACTCTGATAttgattttacaaattaattatgatcaacaaaatgttttttttttgacaatataTGCCAAATACCTTCCATTATTTATAATGGGTTTAattcaggggtctcaaactccagtcctcgagggccgctgtcctgcaacttttagatgtgcctctgctgcaccacacctgaacagaataattaggtcattaaggctctgagaactgatctacacaaggaggaggtaattaagtcatttcattccaatgatttgtacctgtggcacatctaaaaactgcaggacaggaaactcgaggactggagtttgacacttgtgGTTTAATTAAACTCCAGGAGATGTTCAGTGCCTTAGAGATTCTTTTTGTATGCATCTCCTGACTTATACTTTCCAATAATTGGAGTGTTCTTTTGTCTTCATGCTGCAACCATTCGAGACACAATCACTCTTTGTGAGACTGCTAGCCCCAATTGGctggacctctgttgaattaAGTCTGTCACTTTAACAGGGTGAATATTAACACAAttgcattttatgtttcatgtttttaatttattgtcattACTTTCTAGagatcagttttcactttgacatttaagggttttgttttattttatttgtggggaaaaaacccaaaaaacatttgttgacCATGATTGATTTGTGCAAgtgttaaaaagttaaaacaaccAGAAGGGTGAATGCATTTTATGGGCActttaaatgtaagaaatgtgAAGATTAAAAAGATTAACTTACCTCGATATTAAGAAGACAAGGAGAAAAATCATGATCAGCAAAATAGAAGCAATAGAAGCAAAGACTACTATCTTTGATTGccctgaaaagaaaacacatttagacctaccaaactgaaatgtttagaGTGATTCTACAATTTAAAATTCTATTCTAGTTTTTGTTCGGTTTAGCCCACAGTTTGCACGATAACTATGCCTAAAAAGGTCATTGGGTGATTTAAACTATAACTATTTACCTGGCACAACAGTCACAGATACAGAGGTGTTATGATGTCCTATCTTGTTCTGGACTTTACAGTAATAGTTCCCACTGTGTTCATTTTGTATGTTGGTGATGGTGAAGTTTTCTCCTGAAGCTTTTTGTGCCTTCTCTCCCTCCTTGTACCAATTAGTACCAATGACCAATGACCAACAATTAGTTGACTGTTTAATCCTAAAGTAAAGGAGTCAACTTTACCTTTGACTGAGCCAAGAAAACACTGGATtactagaaataataaaaatacttaatctTGTATCTTGTTTCATCAATAACATCTAATAGTTAAATTTGTTCAGGCAATGTACAGAATTAATTAATGTAACTAAATGCAAAGATAGAAGGGTCAGtagaaaaaacaatattttcaataaatgatatatacagtatatatatatatacagtacagaccaaaagtttggacacaccttttaattcaatgggttttctttattttcatgactatttataaggcaagaaatcccacttattaacctgacagggcacctatgaagtgaaaaccatttcaggtgactacctcttgaagctcatcaagaaaatgcatatatatatatatatatatatacactgctcaaaaaaataaagggaacacttaaacaacacaatataactccaagtaaatcaaacttctgtgaaatcaaactgtccacttaggaagcaacactgattgacaaacaatttcacctgctgttgtgcaaatggaatagacaacaggtggaaattattggcaattagcaagacacacttaataaaggagtggttctgcagttgggaccacagaccacttctcagtacctatgctgtctggctgatgttttggtcagttttgaatgttggtggtgctttcacacttgtggtagcatgagacggactccacaactcacacaagtggctcaggtagtgcagctcatccaggatggtacatcaatgcgagctgtggcaagaaggtttgctgtgtctgtcagcgtagtgtccagaggctggaggcgctaccaggagacaggccagtacaccaggagacgtggaggaggccgtaggagggcaacaacccagcagcaggaccgctacctctgcctttgtgcaagaaggaacaggaggagcactgccagagccctgcaaaatgacctccagcaggccacaaatgtgcatgtgtctgcacaaacggttagaaaccgactccatgaggatggtatgagggcctgacgtccacagatgggggttgtgctcacaacccaacaccgtgcaggattcttggcatttgccagagaacaccaggattggcaaattcgccactggcgccttgtgctcttcacagatgaaagcaggttcacactgagcacatgtgacagagtctggagacgccgtggagagcggtctgctgcctgcaacatccttcagcatgaccggtttggcagtgggtcagtaatggtgtggggtggcatttctttggagggccgcacagccctccatgtgctcaccagaggtagcctgactgccattaggtaccgagatgagatcctcagaccccttgtgagaccatatgctggtgcggttggccctgggttcctcctaatgcaggacaatgctagacctcatgtggctggagtgtgtcagcagttcctgcaagatgaaggcattgaagctatggactggccagcccgttccccagacctgaatccgattgagctcatctgggacatcatgtctcgctccatccaccaacgtcacgttgcaccacagactgtccaggagttggcagatgctttagtccaggtctgggaggagatccctcaggagaccatccaccacctcatcaggagcatgcccaggcgttgtagggaggtcatacaggcacgtggaggccacacacaatactgagcctcattttgacttgttttaaggacattacattaaagttggatcagcgtgtagtgttatttccctttaattttgtgtgtggctccaaatccaggcctccattggttaataaatttgatttccattgatgatttttgtgtgattttgttgtcagcacattcaactttgtacagaacaaagtattaaATGAgaatttctttcattcagatctaggatgtgttatttgagtgttccctttatttttttgagcagtatatatatatttatatatatgtatatacaaaCATATAGGAGAAATATTTACCTGCCACAACAGTCACAGTCACAGAGGTGTTATGATGTCCTATCTTGTTCTGGACTTTACAGTAATAGTTCCCACTGTGTTCATTTTGTATGTTGGTGATGGTGAAGTTTTCTCCTGAATCTTTTTGTGCCTTCTCTCCCTCCTTGTACCAGGTGTAGTTAGCTGCTGGGTTAGCATCACTGCTACATGTCAGAGTCACGGAGCTACCCACCACGATGTCACCAAACGGACTCTGAGACACTGAAGGAGATCTGGGAGCATCTGCAAGAAAAAGTAGGAGTTGTGTTTGTTACTTTTATAATTATGtcaaaatataaagataatAAGTGGAAGACATTCTTTAATGTGCGACTGCGTACATTTAACATCAACATTGACTGTTGAGTTGTTTTGTCCCATGCTGTTTATGGCTGTACAGTAATATTGCCCAGAATCCATCGACTTGATGGAGTCGAagataagatttttatttgattccaggagtttgttgtctttttccTTGTACCAGGTGTAGTTAGCTGCTGGATTAGCATCACTGCTGCAGGTCAGAATCACTGGGTTTCCCTCCTTGATCTCTCCTGAAGGAGTTATGGACACAGAGACGTTTGGGgcatctgacaaaaacaataagtagACATTTAATAAGCATGAATGAAATGGAAATACATcctgatataaaaataaaagaagaaaacttacAGAGAACATCAAGAAACCGAGATGAAGAGTTACATTCTCCATGCAGGTTCTGAGCCTTGCAAGAGTAGCTTCCTCTGTGCTCAGAGCTGACAGCGAGGACATAAAAAACCTCAGACCCATTAGCaatgattttattctccttGTACCAGGTGTAGTTAGCTGCTGGGTTAGCATCACTAGTACAGGTCAGAGTCACTGGGTTTCCCTCCTCTACTGCTCCAGAGGGGTTCACTGACACAGAACAGTTCTTTGGACCGTCTGAGTGAGGAAACAAAATGATAGCCTGATGTTTGGTTTGTATGTTTCAGACTATATTATAGGATCTATTAAAAGTCTATATCTGATTTTCTAAACTTGTTACCCattaaatgaaagaataaaacttAGTCTGACTGTCTAATCTACAAACagacaattttctgttttaatctgaaaattaaaaaatcagacAGGAAAATCTGAGGGCCACACTtgaaacctaaaaacattttcaacttccTGTCATGACTTTCTGATTATTATTCAAGCTAGGAGAATTACATCTTCAAGAATTAATTCTTGCAAAAATACCTTTTGACAAATCTTTtgtgaaaaggttaaaaaaaatattgaacctTCAAATGGTTCAACCTTTGATTCTAAAGAACCAACAGTAAGTCTCTATTGTATTCTACTCACATTTCACATTAATATCGATACTTGGAGACGTCCGGCTCCCAAGGTCATTTCCAGCTGCACAGTAATACCTCCCAGAATCAGAGACCTGGATGGAGCTGAAGACTAGTTGTATTTCTGTGCTGACAAGTTGACCATGTTGATCTTCATTCACCCTGTAATGTTGTATTTAGCTGCTGGATTAGCATCACTGCTGCAGGTCAGAGTCACTTTAGAGCCTTCAACAGTTTC
Proteins encoded in this region:
- the LOC114144084 gene encoding zinc finger MYM-type protein 1-like isoform X1, translated to MSTMPPPTKRLKQQQDLLSFFKKSNVSEQQCRDSTKETGKGEDSATGLEAGSQSEGETGVEQQGVQTRDTQLRDSEVSGQRTEPNQPHPKFIDPQALANRTLHFQGKWYKEFPWLHYDAVKNGILCFYCMAIYQDKLTPFGAKSEPAFITSGFKNWKKACEKFKAHENSHTHRHAVSVTAQESHPINAQLSSALATQQGDNRHCLEKIVSSIKYLVRQGQALRGHDDDDSNLYQLLKNLAEDDALLAKWLLRSQKEYLSPQIQNEILCSMSNSIVSEIADTIRNLPIFEFAIIMDGTQDISGKEQESICLRYIDSDMKPHEEFIGLYSVSETTEKSLAAVVKDVLLRLNLPMHGLRGQTYDGAANMSGKHAGAQALIKQEQPLAFFVHCGAHCTNLIAQKACLASVLIRDALDWVNQLGVLFSQSGKFKAIHAATAHTENPSCTAIKPLCPTRWAVRSKAIRDVLSQYGSVLASLQEMASGASNTASTANGLLGQFRKGKTVLGLILASPVIDELECLSISFQKRTQTIAGMRTAVKVVQTSLKAKRNQESFNTLFEKAMAEVQSLGVKPITVTQRRPPPKRFTEGAKTHQPECANDHYRGEFFKVLDVVDAQLTGLFNQDDLLTLQKLEETLLSGTIDAAVIGKYPELNRELLSVQLPMFRLNYSFSNSAEAAGIIGGLPGEVRRLFGQVETLVRLLLVVSVSSSEAERSFSALRRLKTWLRSTMTQNRLNHVAVCHVHKDKLDLLDKKSVCKQFVAANERRKKHFGSFA
- the LOC114144084 gene encoding zinc finger MYM-type protein 1-like isoform X2, whose protein sequence is MAIYQDKLTPFGAKSEPAFITSGFKNWKKACEKFKAHENSHTHRHAVSVTAQESHPINAQLSSALATQQGDNRHCLEKIVSSIKYLVRQGQALRGHDDDDSNLYQLLKNLAEDDALLAKWLLRSQKEYLSPQIQNEILCSMSNSIVSEIADTIRNLPIFEFAIIMDGTQDISGKEQESICLRYIDSDMKPHEEFIGLYSVSETTEKSLAAVVKDVLLRLNLPMHGLRGQTYDGAANMSGKHAGAQALIKQEQPLAFFVHCGAHCTNLIAQKACLASVLIRDALDWVNQLGVLFSQSGKFKAIHAATAHTENPSCTAIKPLCPTRWAVRSKAIRDVLSQYGSVLASLQEMASGASNTASTANGLLGQFRKGKTVLGLILASPVIDELECLSISFQKRTQTIAGMRTAVKVVQTSLKAKRNQESFNTLFEKAMAEVQSLGVKPITVTQRRPPPKRFTEGAKTHQPECANDHYRGEFFKVLDVVDAQLTGLFNQDDLLTLQKLEETLLSGTIDAAVIGKYPELNRELLSVQLPMFRLNYSFSNSAEAAGIIGGLPGEVRRLFGQVETLVRLLLVVSVSSSEAERSFSALRRLKTWLRSTMTQNRLNHVAVCHVHKDKLDLLDKKSVCKQFVAANERRKKHFGSFA
- the LOC114145316 gene encoding B-cell receptor CD22-like is translated as MDSFTPSLAAIDLVNEDQHGQLVSTEIQLVFSSIQVSDSGRYYCAAGNDLGSRTSPSIDINVKYGPKNCSVSVNPSGAVEEGNPVTLTCTSDANPAANYTWYKENKIIANGSEVFYVLAVSSEHRGSYSCKAQNLHGECNSSSRFLDVLYAPNVSVSITPSGEIKEGNPVILTCSSDANPAANYTWYKEKDNKLLESNKNLIFDSIKSMDSGQYYCTAINSMGQNNSTVNVDVKYAPRSPSVSQSPFGDIVVGSSVTLTCSSDANPAANYTWYKEGEKAQKDSGENFTITNIQNEHSGNYYCKVQNKIGHHNTSVTVTVVAGKYFSYMFVYTYI